A window from Chiroxiphia lanceolata isolate bChiLan1 chromosome 3, bChiLan1.pri, whole genome shotgun sequence encodes these proteins:
- the UCN gene encoding urocortin, with the protein MTHRTWPVLPLRFGVCSSCTSAPPALPGARGHRQAGGPPPMTVLSRTTAQPDTAHRYSSPVQLPGSSPVQLTGSSPVNLTGSSPVQLNDASRPFSTADSGGERGWRGAAEPGEGAREPEGRGSGGQNDPRHPLAPAAAPPSPFGGRRNGTGAAAPESGESTVCPAAGDPLPRSPVPPPGTRSPPPGAPRSHPPLPPPAAPCVPGADVSPGSGADITPGRAAGSAPAGRTALAPPPAPAATGDGHSAPGSERPRMRRALLTLLLLLARSPPVAALPTTTDGSVPAAAAGIGARGRPLWPPLAPPAPGQWRGRRDEPPLSIDLTFHLLRHLLLLARAQSQRARADSNRRILDAVGR; encoded by the exons ATGACTCACAGGACTTGGCCGGTGCTGCCGCTGCGCTTCGgggtctgcagctcctgcacctcGGCACCACCCGCTCTGCCCGGGGCACGGGGCCACAGACAGGCCGGGGGTCCCCCACCCATGACCGTCCTGTCCCGGA CCACGGCTCAACCCGATACAGCTCACCGGTACAGCTCCCCGGTACAGCTCCCCGGGAGCTCACCGGTACAACTCACCGGGAGCTCACCAGTAAATCTCACCGGGAGCTCACCGGTACAGCTCAACGACGCGTCCCGGCCGTTCAGCACCGCGGACAGCGGCGGAGAACGGGGCTGGCGGGGGGCAGCAGAGCCGGGAGAGGGAGCGAGGGAACCGGAGGGCCGGGGGAGCGGGGGACAGAACGACCCAAGGCACCCGCTGGCTCCGGCCGCGGCACCGCCGAGCCCCTTTGGCGGGCGCCGGAACGGAACCGGAGCGGCGGCTCCCGAGAGCGGGGAGAGCACGGTCTGCCCCGCCGCCGGGGACCCGCTGCCCCGCAGCCCCGTCCCGCCGCCGGGgacccgctccccgccgcccgGTGCCCCCCGCTCCCAccccccgctcccgccccccgccgccccgtGCGTGCCCGGCGCTGACGTCAGCCCGGGCTCCGGGGCCGATATAACCCCCGGACGCGCCGCCGGCTCAGCTCCCGCGGGACGGACCGCGCTCGCTCCGCCGCCAGCACCGGCAGCAACAGGGGACGGGCACAGCGCACCGG GTTCGGAGAGACCGAGGATGCGGCGGGCGCTGCTcactctcctgctgctgctcgcCCGCTCGCCGCCCGTCGCCgccctccccaccaccaccgACGGCTCCGTcccggcggccgcggccggGATCGGGGCTCGGGGCCGCCCGCTCTGGCCGCCGCTggcgccgccggccccggggcAGTGGAGAGGGCGGCGGGACGAGCCACCGCTTTCCATCGACCTCACCTTCCACCTCCTACGGCACCTCCTGCTCCTCGCCCGCGCCCAGAGCCAGCGCGCCCGCGCCGACTCCAACCGCCGCATCCTCGACGCCGTGGGACGCTGA
- the MPV17 gene encoding protein Mpv17 isoform X2 → MEPVGPEQAQASRGREQQQQHWGRGPSHGQGMRGSCPPEWAVLVAGALMGAGDVIAQQLVERRGLRGHHGPRTLKMMAIGFCFVGPVVGSWYRILDRLIPGNTKVVAVKKMVLDQGGFAPCFLGCFLAITGAMNGLSVQDNWSKIQQDYTDALMTNYCIWPPVQIANFYFVPLQHRLAVVQCVAIVWNCYLSWKANRM, encoded by the exons atGGAGCCCGTGGGGCCAGAGCAGGCTCAGGCATCccggggcagggagcagcagcagcagcactggggcagggggcccagccatgggcagggcatGCGGGGGTCTTGCCCACCTGAATGGGCTGTGCTGGTCGCAGGGGCCCTCATGGGAGCTGGGGATGTGATCGCACAGCAGCTGGTGGAGCGGCGGGGGCTGCGTGGGCACCATGGCCCCCGCACCCTGAAAATGATGGCCATTGGCTTCTGCTTCGTG ggCCCTGTTGTGGGCAGCTGGTACAGGATCCTGGATCGGCTCATCCCGGGGAACACAAAAGTCGTGGCTGTCAAGAAGATGGTTCTGGATCAG GGGGGCTTCGCCCCgtgtttccttggctgctttctGGCCATCACGGGGGCCATGAACGGGCTGTCAGTGCAGGATAACTGGTCCAAGATCCAGCAG GACTACACAGACGCCCTGATGACCAACTACTGT ATCTGGCCACCCGTGCAGATTGCAAACTTCTACTTCGtgcccctgcagcacag gctggCTGTTGTCCAGTGCGTTGCCATCGTCTGGAACTGCTACCTCTCCTGGAAAGCAAATCGGATGTGA
- the MPV17 gene encoding protein Mpv17 isoform X1, producing MEPVGPEQAQASRGREQQQQHWGRGPSHGQGMRGSCPPEWAVLVAGALMGAGDVIAQQLVERRGLRGHHGPRTLKMMAIGFCFVGPVVGSWYRILDRLIPGNTKVVAVKKMVLDQGGFAPCFLGCFLAITGAMNGLSVQDNWSKIQQDYTDALMTNYCVSAGGSGHPCRLQTSTSCPCSTGWLLSSALPSSGTATSPGKQIGCEAEAVSHPCPQPVHYLTLPHLGSPLSGCLWLWTG from the exons atGGAGCCCGTGGGGCCAGAGCAGGCTCAGGCATCccggggcagggagcagcagcagcagcactggggcagggggcccagccatgggcagggcatGCGGGGGTCTTGCCCACCTGAATGGGCTGTGCTGGTCGCAGGGGCCCTCATGGGAGCTGGGGATGTGATCGCACAGCAGCTGGTGGAGCGGCGGGGGCTGCGTGGGCACCATGGCCCCCGCACCCTGAAAATGATGGCCATTGGCTTCTGCTTCGTG ggCCCTGTTGTGGGCAGCTGGTACAGGATCCTGGATCGGCTCATCCCGGGGAACACAAAAGTCGTGGCTGTCAAGAAGATGGTTCTGGATCAG GGGGGCTTCGCCCCgtgtttccttggctgctttctGGCCATCACGGGGGCCATGAACGGGCTGTCAGTGCAGGATAACTGGTCCAAGATCCAGCAG GACTACACAGACGCCCTGATGACCAACTACTGTGTGAGTGCTGGCGg ATCTGGCCACCCGTGCAGATTGCAAACTTCTACTTCGtgcccctgcagcacag gctggCTGTTGTCCAGTGCGTTGCCATCGTCTGGAACTGCTACCTCTCCTGGAAAGCAAATCGGATGTGAGGCAGAAGCCGTgtcccacccctgtccccaacCTGTACACTACCTGACCCTGCCACACCTCGGGAGCCCTTTGAGTGGGTGCCTGTGGCTGTGGACAGGCTGA
- the MPV17 gene encoding protein Mpv17 isoform X3 codes for MAALWRGCGRLLGRPGAAQALTAGALMGAGDVIAQQLVERRGLRGHHGPRTLKMMAIGFCFVGPVVGSWYRILDRLIPGNTKVVAVKKMVLDQGGFAPCFLGCFLAITGAMNGLSVQDNWSKIQQDYTDALMTNYCIWPPVQIANFYFVPLQHRLAVVQCVAIVWNCYLSWKANRM; via the exons ATGGCGGCGCTGTGGAGGGGCTGCGGGCGGCTGCTGGGGCGGCCCGGGGCGGCACAGGCGCTCACCGCCG GGGCCCTCATGGGAGCTGGGGATGTGATCGCACAGCAGCTGGTGGAGCGGCGGGGGCTGCGTGGGCACCATGGCCCCCGCACCCTGAAAATGATGGCCATTGGCTTCTGCTTCGTG ggCCCTGTTGTGGGCAGCTGGTACAGGATCCTGGATCGGCTCATCCCGGGGAACACAAAAGTCGTGGCTGTCAAGAAGATGGTTCTGGATCAG GGGGGCTTCGCCCCgtgtttccttggctgctttctGGCCATCACGGGGGCCATGAACGGGCTGTCAGTGCAGGATAACTGGTCCAAGATCCAGCAG GACTACACAGACGCCCTGATGACCAACTACTGT ATCTGGCCACCCGTGCAGATTGCAAACTTCTACTTCGtgcccctgcagcacag gctggCTGTTGTCCAGTGCGTTGCCATCGTCTGGAACTGCTACCTCTCCTGGAAAGCAAATCGGATGTGA